The Takifugu flavidus isolate HTHZ2018 unplaced genomic scaffold, ASM371156v2 ctg827, whole genome shotgun sequence sequence TGTGATAGACATCATCTCCATAGTCCTCATGAATCTCGCTGAGAAACTGTTGGATCTGACGGTGGCATAGCGCTATGGAGAGGATATACCGGTAGTTAATTGCCTTTATCACCAGTTTCATAACATGTTCATATTGGAGATGTTTGGCACACAGCACTTGCTGATGAATGATGCAATGGAGTTTTACAGCTTCTTCACGTACTTTGTTACTTATTAGTGTTGCTAATCCACTTCGTTCGCCAGTCATGGATGGTGTGCCATCCGTAATAATCCCAGAGATAATCCATGGGAGTTTCATGTCATCCACGGCAGCGCAAACAGAAGAGAATAAATCTGTTCCTCTCATTTGGTTTTTCAGGCTCTGAAGGTCAAGTAGTTCTTCAGTAACGTTCATTTCGTTGTCCACTCCTCTCAAAAAAATAAGTAACTGAGCAGTGTCAGAGGCGTCTGTGCTTTCATCGCAAGCTAGCGGAAAAAAAGTCAAACGCCTTTCCTCTGGCTCCCAATAGTCTTTTGATGTCTGATGACACTTCTTCAATCCTGCGTGCCACAGTGTTACGTGCCAGGCAGACTTTGGCAAACTCTTGCTGCTTTTCAGGACAGATTTTCTTCACCATAGCCATCACGCAGTCTTTGATAAATTCACCCTCGGTGAAAGGTTTGCAATGCTTTGCGATCAGCGCTGCTACCTCGTAAATAGCCTTTGTAGCGTTCTCATTTGATTCTCGAGCTCTTGCAAAATATTGCTGCTGTGAGATTAAACTAGCTTCAAGTTGCTTCAGTTTTTCGCTGCGTTCCTTCCCTGTGATCTTGTCGTAAATGTTAGCATGTCTTGTTTGGTAATGTCGCTTGACATTGAACTCTTTAAAAACAGCCACTGTCTCTTTGCAAATGAGGCAGACGCAGTCGTTGCGTATTTCAGTGAAGAAATAGGCCAATTTCCACCCATCCTTGAAGCGTCGGCCCTCGCAGTCAACTTTCCTTTGTTTGTTGATTGTCGCCATTTTAGAAAATTGGGGGCAAACGGTCACACGGGGTTATTTCGCGGAAAGtgatgctgccctctagtgggtAAATGATGAACAGCATTTAGTGTGTAAGCTACCGTaaattctggactacagagtGTCTTGTATTGCACAATAtgtacaataataaaaaaagcaggACGACGTGCGGGCTTAACTTTTATTTCCGCTCCGTGAATACATACAGGTACTTCCTATTGACTTCGCAACTTTACCCGATAGACACACCCCTTGTTACCAAGTGACGACTTTCAACAAATGCCTCTAGGCGGCACTACAgcatagcacacacacatatataagaTATTCCCTGAGAATATTACATCCcctttcttttgaaaaatggCGCAGTATATTACTGGTTAAAATGCCTAATAACGAGATAAACAAAAATATTCTATACGGaaactctctcactctcactcattttctaccgcttgttcctccactgagggtcgcgggggggctggagcctatcccagctcaatgggcagaggcagggtacaccctggattggtcgccagtcaatcgcagggctaacacatacagacacacaaccattcactctcacactcacacctacgggcaatttagagtttccaattagcctaatccccaatcatgcatgtctttggactgtgggaggaagccggagtacccggagagaacccacgcaggcacagggagaacatgcaaactccacacagaaagtccccaatcagtcccaaccggggatcgaacccagggccttcttgctgtgaggcaacagtgctaaccaccacaccaccgtctATACGGAAACTGTACCATGTAATACTTTGAAATACGTACTGTAACCCGTGCAAGAAATGTTCAATTTCAGCTATTAGTAGACAGATTCCTTAATGCAATAAACAGAAACATACATTCCAagcttcagtgtttttcttctgcatgcTTCGTAATACTTATGAACGTGGCAAAACAGTATATAACAATAATCAACGTAACTCAGTGTTAattcaaaatgacattttacagGTTCAACTATGTCATGAAACTCAGTCCTTGTGTAACTTTACCTACAAGTCCATAACACTTCTGGGTTTGACGGTTCGTCCAGATCTTGTCTGATATGGGACAGTCACGTTGGGTGGTGGTGTAATGTCAGTCACAGTGGGAGGTGTGGTGTCACCGGTTGCCTGTGGGGCAGGTGGTGCAGTATACTGTTCATATGAGCTCACCTCATCGCTGTGTACCTCATTGGTGTCCAGAAGATGGAGTCTGTTTCGTCGGTACTCCTGTCCTTCTGTAGTACGTACGTGGTAGGATCGATCTGTGTCAGCTGGCTTGATGACGACTGCTGGTTTCCAACAACCATGCTCCTGGAGACGGATGTTTTGTCCTGGCTGCAGTGTAGTCATCGGGCGGGCTGATCGGTCGTAGTACTtcttctgatgctgctgttgttgaattCTCCTGGTGTAGACATCACCGTGGTTGACTACCTCTGGTTGCAGCTGTTTGTGGGTGTTGGGTAGGATGGAGCGCAGGCGACGGCTCATTAACAGCTGGGCTGGTGATTTGAAGTTGTCCACAGGTGTGTTACGGTATTCAAGGAGACTGAGGTAGGGGTCTCTTTTATCCGCTTTGGCTTTCTCCATGAGTGACTTGGAAATGTGCACGGCTTTCTCAGCAAGGCCATTGCTGCGAGGATAGTATGGGCTGGTGGTGATATGTGTAAACTCCCATTGTTTGGCAAACGTGTCGAATTCCTTACAGCTATACTGAGGACCACCATCCGAAACGACGGTCTGAGGCACACCATGCCTGGAGAAGGCTGCTTTCAGCTTGTGGATCACGGTGGGGGCCGTTGTGCTGTGTAGTTTGTCCAACTCGAAGTATCGACTGTAATAGTCTACTGTGATGATGTAGTTATCGTTGTTCCAAGTGAACAGGTCTGTAGCCACTGCTTGCCATGGCCTGTCTGGGATCTGATGAGACATCATGGGCTCTTTGGTGTTAGACGGTCTGTATGTGAGACATGTGGGGCATTTTCCAACCATCTCCTATATCTGCTTGTTCATCCCAGGCCAGAATAAGATGTCACGGGCTCTCAGTTTACACTTCTCCATGCCCATGTGACCTGAATCCGGGATAACATTTCTGTGCGCAGTAGCGTAGGGAtgatgattttttcccccttgaatATGATGTCGTTCATCACGGAAAGTTCAGCCCTGTGATTCCAATATTCTGCAATGCTCTGAGGACACATTGGCCTCTTCTCAGGCCAGCCTGACTGGATCGTTTCTTTCAACAGCACGAGCTGGGATAGTGTGGCCGTTTGATAGCCTTGTTCAGGTCCTTGGGGTCGAGACATACTCTCAGCTTGCCTGTGCGGGGTttttctgctgccaccataGAATTGACCCATTCGGTTGGCTCTGTTACTTTGATGATaacctgctgcttttccatGTTTTGTAGCTCCATCTTAAGACGTTTACGCAGTGCAATGGGGACACGCCTTGGTGGGTGGACAACAGGTATTGCTTTGGGGTCCAGGTGGATGGTGCATTCACCAGGGAATAGTCCTATTCCTGTGAAGACATCTGCAAACTTATCCAGAATTGACACATCTGGTGTGTCAGACACCGCTAGTATGAGCTTAATCAGTCCAAAGTCCAGACATGCTTTTAAGCCTAGCACTGGTGGCGCACGTGTGTCGACGACATGCACTTTCAACGTTAGCTTAGTGTCCTTATATTGGCATTTTATGTTGCATTTGCCCTTAACACTAAGTTGCCCACCTCCATAGCCATAGAGTGGGCGTAGTGAGGGCTCCAGTGTATCCTGTAGTCCTAAAGATCTGAGTATATCTGGGTTTATgacatttgctttgtttatGTCTGCGCCAGTGTCTAATTTAAAGCGAACTACAGTCTTATTTGGGCCAACTTGCACATTTGCATAGGCTTGctctgttttatttgtgttattttcttgTGTCACTACATCAATAAACAAATCTTCATTGTCTGGGTCTTGGTTCTGCTCTTTTTCATTGACTGAATGTACTTTGCGTGTTTTGGAACGACATACCTTTGCAAAATGGTTCCACTTGTTGCAAATCTTGTATTGCTTTCCTTTTGCTGGGCAagtgtctttctctctgtgagCTCTGTTTCCGCAGTATCCACACGATTTGGAGTGGTCTGTCTCCCCCCTGAGGATTCCTGGGGTATTgcgcttgttttctttttgtccagTCTGCGCGGGATTTCCATGCGGCACCCTTTGATGTATGCCGGCTCACCGCGTGCACACCCTGTTCGCGCGAGCTTGCGCTGCCGCTGTTAGCAAAACTCCGGAGCTGAGCTTGTGccatgccgtggctcctggcaATGTCTATCGCCTTATCCAATGTTAGATCAGACCCGACACTGAGTAGCTTCTCTCTTACTTTTGGTGAATAAATCCCAAAGACCACACGATCTCGCACCATCTCTTCACTATTATTATAGCTGCAGTCTTTGACAAGTAGTCTCAGTTCAGTCACGAATTGCTCAAAAGGCTCTGTAGCTCCCTGTACTTTCTGGTGAAACATGTATCTAGCGAAAATCACGTTCACTTTGGGCTCTACATATGCTTGGAAACGGTCATAATAGGTTTTTAATACCTTGCGTTCCTCTTCAGTAAGTGTCCATGTGTTATAAACATCCCTGCCTTTATCTCCAATCCAAAGGAGCAAGTAGCTGCACTTTTCCTCTTCACTTTTCTCCTTGAAAGGGCCAGAGAACATCAAGTTCACATGTAGCTTGAATTTTCGCCATGCTTCGGGCAAGTTGCTCGCATCCCAGTCCATGCGAGGTGAAGGAACTCCAGCGACGTCCATATTTCCActgttattttattcttttcaatGCAGGTTCGAGTCGCTCTGACACCATGTCTTGTATTGCACAATAtgtacaataataaaaaaaagcaggacGACGTGTGGCTTAACTTTTATTTCCGCTCCGTGAATACATACAGGTACTTCCTATTGACTTCGCAACTCTACCCGATAGACACACCCCTTGTTACCAAGTGACGACTTTCAACAAATGCCTCTACAgcatagcacacacacatatataagaTATTCCCTGAGAATATTACACAGAGCACACCTGATTAACAGCCGTGTATGTATTAAGTCTATGTGCGGGCCAGATGTTATTGATTTTATGAGAGGGGCTGCGGGATGGATGAAATTTGACCACGGGCCGCATTTGGCCCCCAGGCCGGAATTTGGACATGTCTAAATTTAACTCTCAAGAGTAGCAACAAATACGCTAAgtcagtgcttctcaattattttctgttacgccccccataggaagaagaaaacattttgccccactatttgagaaggcTGCTGTTGTCCGGGATCACACGCGGCAATCGGGCACGCCCCCCTCTTTGAGAAGGTAGTGCCTACAAGGGTGGTGGCCGAGAGGGGCCAAACATTTTTACAAAGCTGacaattttaatttttaaaaaacatttttacaaatcagaaaaaataattacattgcCATAACACATTAACAAGTCTTGACACAAATTCACATTtcagaaacacttttacaagcggccgAAACAAATTAACAAGTAACTTTTTCAACCTGAAGAGTACCAAAAGTTGGTACATTCCATCCATGTATACACCACGGGGCACGTCACGAACGCTCTGTCAAACCCGGTTTGCCTCATACTATCATCCATTCTCAACGAAGTTGGTTGTGTGAAGAATCAAAGTGAATTTATGGCTCTCCACATCATGATTCTACTGTTTTGTGAGTGTTCTTATTCATTTCATAGAATAACTTCTTTACGACGCCGTTGCATCAGCTCGTATATATTAGCAGGTAGTTTACAAAAGAGATCGTTCCCATCAGATGTATCATCAGAGGGGCCGTTACAGGCAGGTAGTGAAGGAATTCACGCCGCACGccgcaccggtccgtagtggtgaagagagagctgagccgaaaggcgaagctctcgatttaccggtcgatcttcgttcctaccctcacctgtggtcatgagctttgggtaatgaccgaaagaacaagatcacgggtacaagcgcccgaaatgagcttcctccgtagggtggctgggctctccttagagagggtgagaagctctgtaGGCtctgtaggcgtccttgctctccttcagactgcgtttcagttccttctgtactctcctgagctcagctgggtctccagcagtgaaggccctcttcttcttgttcaaaagggcctttaggtcacttgtcacccatggtttgttgtttgggtaacagcgtaccttcttggtggggacggagttctcagtgcagaacgatgtagtcagaaacacagtctgaAACACCATTtcctaacagtcctcacagtgattgattgctgctgaaccacaggtgtgtatgatggggagagcagcacgagattatgatcagacttgcctagcggagggaggtgtatgcactggtgacattagcatacagtaaatccaaagtcgtactgtctctcgtgctgcactggacatactgatgGAATGTAGGAAgggtggacttaagggaggcatgcttgaagtcacctgtgatgaggataaaggctccgggatgtttagtctgcaggtcagctgtgacagagtgaatgacgtcacaggccgtgttcgctttaccggtcggaggaatataaacagtgatggcgatgacattagtaaactcccgtggcaaatagtatggacggagtccgatagcaataagttccacgtcgggactgcatctgctggaggaaaccaactgactcaagtcaAGATATGAAGCcgtttctaaagctgtcatttacaacgtctacatggatattaaagtctccaatgataatggcTTTGTCCGTTCtcaggaccaagtcagatacgacgtgtgggatggacaccgtctctcctaatcagatcAGGTTTCCCCCCAAAAAGTGCTGCAATTGTCTATagaggccacctggttttcggggcaacaccgtgacagccagcgacgacatgcggctaaacatctcatcgctcggtggggggaggggaccagagaatgctacggagtaaggatgggcgataccacactttttggattcgatacgataccgatactttttcttgtattttcatcgatatcgataCCGTtaatttcttactggcaatttttgtcagtcaaaatattattacatttaagacaaatcacaagacaaatacagaccatttatatacaatttattatggtcaattgattactaggatttccttatcttttaaacctgcataacacagttgttccatgagaaaattaactagaacaatgtctgacaccatcacacctttagtgcacttgaggtatgtcatcacactttactgaagtctcagattgctgttcagaaaaagtatcatattcacattttctgctttaagacgattgcgtctctggctgattatttcctcagCTTATTcgctatctcctgtcacgtgacacgggccagctcaatacgccgccaggtataggggtgtcccggcacatattaatttaattaaCTAATCTAAAaaggcggaaagtgatgcatacacccctaattttttttagttagtatcgatatttataaaagagaatcgataccaaatgagtagcttgtgagtatcgatatatcgataacacgggatcgatccgcccatccttactacggagtccgacatcgctTTAGCgtagctgcacaccgactctgttaattttggtgacctccgactgacgaaggtcaaatttaccaaatttacgtttacgtctcgccagcagctttagatgtgcttctatgtcgcccgctccggcccccggaatgctcttaactatggtcgctggagtcgccgattaccagggtcggtttctcggcgggtgtgtcgccgagtggggaaaacgGTTAGCTACGGGAAgcggcggctccgcagcagctagcttaccctggctaccttgacgcaactccagctaactccaagctgcggaaccgcgtctaaaagctcgctaagtctcgcctccatagccgtaaataaactaccctttctgcacctattcccctcactaagggaggcagaggagtaactaaacatttcacacgctgaacagacaaagacaccgggtgaaacagacggtgaggccatgctaatgctaataatcggcggagtcctgtatttgtttaatatgggttgtttctcactgttgttatcgaGTGACTAGAATTTCCCGAGTattctattttaattaaagtaaatCCAACACACACCGTGCACCAACGAGCTATTGAGAAGGAATGACGCAATAGGAAGGACCGAAGGAAGTCTAACAAGTGTCGATAAACTCATTTTACAGTGTCAGAACAGCTTAAAATTGTATTTATCTGAACATATTAAGGCGAGTTTGCGTACATAAAGGGGTATCATGATCATCTGGGGgggttattaaaatgaaaacagattttgcCACAGGTATGGAGCCACTTATCAGAAAATAACTTCAATCTAGGTTTATTAAAacagtcaggcagctaaaatgACCACTTACAATACTTTGctctatataaatatattccTTGTCAAAAATATAAAGAGTTACGACTACGaacatgctgcaaaaaaaaaagatgcttttccGCGAAAGCATTGGTCACGTGATGTAATGTGGGCAAGCTCATCGTATCAGCCGGCGCACGCTGGTCTGGGGGGTGTTTCCACGCCTGATCCCGGTGCTGCCTGTGGTGTGAAGATGGCTCTGCACATCCGGATTCTACTGTTTAGTGAGTGTTCTTATTCATTTCATAGAAAAACTTCTAACGTGTTTGTAAATGTTCTTTACGACTCTGTTGCATCAGCTCGTGTATATTAGCAGGTAGTTTACAAAAGAGATCGTTCCCATCAGGTGTGTCATCAGATGGGCCATTACAGGCAGGTAGTGAAGGAATTCATGTTTGATCGAAGAAGATATTGTTGAGAATGTGCCCTCCATTCCGAGGAGGACACGGTTACATATTTGTGCACCTTTAACTCACGCGATTCCGTTTCCTTTCCACTCGaatgtcgcccccccccccccccccccccccactagtctgcagactaggGGACATAAATGACTGCTTTTACCGCCGGACTCACACAATAACTTTAGAATtctctaatagcatttcaaccattctgcacacactgaatattatatattctgatatgtatattgtatacactctCTGTGCTATGTAGAGGtatacaaaaggctgattatccatttatcttggattattatagatagatagatagatagatagatagatagatagatagatctggGCAGATTGAAATTGCTTCTTGTTTATgggcttttccctgcagcagccgTCACTGTGGCACCCAGCTGTGCGCTGCAAATGACGTTCAGCCAGGAGGGCGGCCTGTTCTTCTACACCATCTCAGACGGACctgcaggtgcagactgtgaTTACAGCTACTACAATGCAACCGTGAGTAACACATCAGCACTCACCTGTCTCGGGGAATCCAATGTTACTGTTGGTATTTTAAGAATATCAGGCTGTTTTTGGCTGTGTGATGGACTAATTTATGGATTCAGAACCACCCGATTGCAAACAATGAAGAGGAAGCTTCACTGGTGAGGAACAACAGCCTTGATGGTCTCGTCACCTTAAAGTGCATAGAACACCTCTTCTTTAAAGCCACATGTGACAAGGTATTATACACTTGTAATatctggaaaatgttccaaaggAATGCATTTTGCAACTGTCTGAGATGTGTAACTTTCTCATTATTGTCGGATCAGGTCCCCTGATGAAGCATTAAAAATCTCactttgtctgtttccacaggGGGAATTTTACAGTGCTAACGTTACAGGTGAGGCCCAAGTCCTAACATAGTCATCTTTACCTGCAGTTTGTCAGTAATATATGAAAATTACCTTTTTACAGTTGCCTGTGAGGACCTTCGCAGCAACGAAGATGCAGCAAAAAGAATAAACCCCGTGACTAAAGGCAACATGCATAATAGTTCAGGTATGCCCCCATCTGTCACAAACGGTGGGTGTATTTAAATCCACAttgtatttacaataatattAGAATTGTTGGTGATTGTGTAATATTAAAATTACCAGTGATTGTGTATCATGTGTTGATAGGGAGTTCAAAGGACCAGACTGTCCTGGTTGTGGCCTCAGTTGTCCCGGTGGTCCTGGTTGTGGTCCTGGTGATGTGGtgcaaatacaagaaaaaatatGGTACGAATGGTGGCAAAAACAGTAAGTAGTGGCATATTGTCCTGGCccgttctgttttaaaataacctttatgCCATTTGAAACAGTGGCGTGTCGTGGAAACATCTTCAAGTGGTTTTGCAGGCCGGGCCAAGAACCTGGACCGGGCCAAGAACCTGAACTTATGCTggaaccaacagcagcagctgtctaaAACCCCCCAAAGGTGCTAGAGTGGATACATGCTAAAtggagattctgctgttttctgctgccttcAACTATTTCCAGCCAAGCTATCACTGCATCTCCTTTAAGGCTGTTAAACCTATTTAAGCACTTTTTTAACTTGAGTTAACTTGACTTTTATTATTGCATTTAAGCTCAGCCGACGTAAAGTCGGCTTTTAGACTCGATAAGATTGTATGATAACAAAAATGACAATCTAATTTTCATTGTAAtgcaaaaatctatttttactcagatttcaaccatttataaaagaatcatttttaatttgagggaagttcaaagttcaaaaatcAAAGTTTTACACTTATCGTCAGTGCCTCTGATCACTTTTCCTCTGAGACTTTTGTGTGACACTTTCGCAACATTGAATCACAATGATCCGCTTCACCATTTTTATCGCTCCTGTACCTGAGAGGATGCAAACGGCTTCTTTAAATGACCCCCAGGACGTTGAGGCAACATGAAGGCATTTTCCAATCCGATCTCACTGTGATTCTTTGgttgggaaaaaacaaaaacatgacgAGAGGTTCAGAGGTTGGGTGTTTCCAGTCGGCACTCCTGTGTTAAATTATATTGTCTACCAGGTTCCCAGTGTTATTTTAACTTTTATGTATGGATTTAAGATCAAGTAATTTCCATAAATATCCATCAAAGCCagactggatgtgtgtgtgttgttctttaAATTGTCAACTCCATTAGGCTGCGTGTCTTTAATACAGATGAATGAGCCAAAATGTTGTGGTTTCACTATTTTACTGTTGACAGCACGACTAGAAAACACAGGTACGTTTTATCCTTTAAACGTACGTTTTATCTATTTGCTGTCGCCAGAGGGCGCGGTTCCCTATTTAAGGCTGATCGTTTGTCCATAAACTCATCTTAAAGTTTCAGAACATCttaaaattttatttatatGAACATATTAAGGTGAGTTTGCGTACATAAAGGGGTATCATGATCATCAAACGCAAGATTGAGGgtcacttttccagctctgaccCCAGGCGTATGTGGCAAGGCATCCAGGCCATCACCGACTACAAACCCAACAACTCCAGCCCCACAGTCATGGACACCACCTTTTTGAACGAGCTTAATACCTTCTATGCTCGCTTCGAAAAGGACACCGCCACTAGGACCCCTctcccagcagaccaccaacccATCACACTATCATCTACCATCCTACACACCGCCGTCTACACAGCCCTCAGCCGGATCAACCCACGCaaggctgctggtcctgatggcatccctggacgtGTGCTCAGGGCATGCGCAGAACAGCTCGCCGGGATTTTTACGGACATCTTCAATCTGTCCCTCGCCCACGCAGTGGTCCCGTCTTGCTTCAAGGCCACAACTATCGTCCCAGTTCCGAAGCATTCCAGACCAACCTGCCTCAATGACTACCGCCCGGTAGCACTCACCCCCATCATTATGAAGTGCTTCGAGCGACTGGTCCTGGCTCACCTGAAGGACTGCCTCCCAACCACACTCGATCCACACCAGTTTGCCTACCGCACCAACAGGAGCATAGATGATGCAGTCTCCATAGCACTGCACtctgtgctcacacacctggacaacACGAACACTTATGCACGATTGCTGTTTGCTGACTTCAGCTCAGCTTTCAGCACCGTCGTCCCCTCCAAGCTGATCACCAAACTTGGAGACCTGGGCATCAACCCCTCCCTCTGCAACTGGACTCTGGACTTCCTGACCGACAGACCACAGCATGTTAGGTCAGGTCACAgccgctccaccaccatcacactcagcaccggtgtgccacaaggctgtgtgctgagcccGTTCCTCTACTCTCTAttcacccacgactgcagaCCTGTACATGGATCCAACTCCATCATCAAGTTTGCAGACGACACAACGGTGATCGGTCTCATCAGCAACAACGACGAGACAGCCTACAGAGAGGAGGTAGAGCGCCTGACCACATGGTGCGCTAACAACAACTTggtcctcaacaccagcaagaccaaggagctcatcgtggacttcaggaaggcaagaggaggcacacaggaccccatccacatcaacgggaTGGCCGTCGagcgtgtctccagcttcaagttcctggggacccacatctcagaggacctgtcctggaccacaaacacctccagcatcatcaag is a genomic window containing:
- the LOC130521249 gene encoding uncharacterized protein LOC130521249 isoform X6: MTTYNTLLYINIFLVKNIKSYDYEHAAKKKDAFPRKHWSRDVMWASSSYQPAHAGLGGVSTPDPGAACGVKMALHIRILLFTAVTVAPSCALQMTFSQEGGLFFYTISDGPAGADCDYSYYNATNHPIANNEEEASLVRNNSLDGLVTLKCIEHLFFKATCDKGEFYSANVTVACEDLRSNEDAAKRINPVTKGNMHNSSGSSKDQTVLVVASVVPVVLVVVLVMWCKYKKKYVACRGNIFKWFCRPGQEPGPGQEPELMLEPTAAAV
- the LOC130521249 gene encoding uncharacterized protein LOC130521249 isoform X4 codes for the protein MTTYNTLLYINIFLVKNIKSYDYEHAAKKKDAFPRKHWSRDVMWASSSYQPAHAGLGGVSTPDPGAACGVKMALHIRILLFTAVTVAPSCALQMTFSQEGGLFFYTISDGPAGADCDYSYYNATNHPIANNEEEASLVRNNSLDGLVTLKCIEHLFFKATCDKGEFYSANVTVACEDLRSNEDAAKRINPVTKGNMHNSSGMPPSVTNGSSKDQTVLVVASVVPVVLVVVLVMWCKYKKKYGTNGGKNMACRGNIFKWFCRPGQEPGPGQEPELMLEPTAAAV
- the LOC130521249 gene encoding uncharacterized protein LOC130521249 isoform X1, yielding MTTYNTLLYINIFLVKNIKSYDYEHAAKKKDAFPRKHWSRDVMWASSSYQPAHAGLGGVSTPDPGAACGVKMALHIRILLFTAVTVAPSCALQMTFSQEGGLFFYTISDGPAGADCDYSYYNATNHPIANNEEEASLVRNNSLDGLVTLKCIEHLFFKATCDKGEFYSANVTVACEDLRSNEDAAKRINPVTKGNMHNSSGMPPSVTNVIVYHVLIGSSKDQTVLVVASVVPVVLVVVLVMWCKYKKKYGTNGGKNMACRGNIFKWFCRPGQEPGPGQEPELMLEPTAAAV
- the LOC130521249 gene encoding uncharacterized protein LOC130521249 isoform X7, producing MALHIMILLFSAVTVAPSCALQMTFSQEGGLFFYTISDGPAGADCDYSYYNATNHPIANNEEEASLVRNNSLDGLVTLKCIEHLFFKATCDKGEFYSANVTVACEDLRSNEDAAKRINPVTKGNMHNSSGMPPSVTNVIVYHVLIGSSKDQTVLVVASVVPVVLVVVLVMWCKYKKKYGTNGGKNMACRGNIFKWFCRPGQEPGPGQEPELMLEPTAAAV
- the LOC130521249 gene encoding uncharacterized protein LOC130521249 isoform X8; the encoded protein is MALHIMILLFSVTVAPSCALQMTFSQEGGLFFYTISDGPAGADCDYSYYNATNHPIANNEEEASLVRNNSLDGLVTLKCIEHLFFKATCDKGEFYSANVTVACEDLRSNEDAAKRINPVTKGNMHNSSGMPPSVTNVIVYHVLIGSSKDQTVLVVASVVPVVLVVVLVMWCKYKKKYGTNGGKNMACRGNIFKWFCRPGQEPGPGQEPELMLEPTAAAV
- the LOC130521249 gene encoding uncharacterized protein LOC130521249 isoform X3 — protein: MTTYNTLLYINIFLVKNIKSYDYEHAAKKKDAFPRKHWSRDVMWASSSYQPAHAGLGGVSTPDPGAACGVKMALHIRILLFTAVTVAPSCALQMTFSQEGGLFFYTISDGPAGADCDYSYYNATNHPIANNEEEASLVRNNSLDGLVTLKCIEHLFFKATCDKGEFYSANVTVACEDLRSNEDAAKRINPVTKGNMHNSSGMPPSVTNVIVYHVLIGSSKDQTVLVVASVVPVVLVVVLVMWCKYKKKYVACRGNIFKWFCRPGQEPGPGQEPELMLEPTAAAV
- the LOC130521249 gene encoding uncharacterized protein LOC130521249 isoform X2; amino-acid sequence: MTTYNTLLYINIFLVKNIKSYDYEHAAKKKDAFPRKHWSRDVMWASSSYQPAHAGLGGVSTPDPGAACGVKMALHIRILLFTVTVAPSCALQMTFSQEGGLFFYTISDGPAGADCDYSYYNATNHPIANNEEEASLVRNNSLDGLVTLKCIEHLFFKATCDKGEFYSANVTVACEDLRSNEDAAKRINPVTKGNMHNSSGMPPSVTNVIVYHVLIGSSKDQTVLVVASVVPVVLVVVLVMWCKYKKKYGTNGGKNMACRGNIFKWFCRPGQEPGPGQEPELMLEPTAAAV
- the LOC130521249 gene encoding uncharacterized protein LOC130521249 isoform X5; this translates as MTTYNTLLYINIFLVKNIKSYDYEHAAKKKDAFPRKHWSRDVMWASSSYQPAHAGLGGVSTPDPGAACGVKMALHIRILLFTAVTVAPSCALQMTFSQEGGLFFYTISDGPAGADCDYSYYNATNHPIANNEEEASLVRNNSLDGLVTLKCIEHLFFKATCDKGEFYSANVTVACEDLRSNEDAAKRINPVTKGNMHNSSGSSKDQTVLVVASVVPVVLVVVLVMWCKYKKKYGTNGGKNMACRGNIFKWFCRPGQEPGPGQEPELMLEPTAAAV